From Pseudanabaena sp. PCC 6802, one genomic window encodes:
- a CDS encoding DUF935 family protein codes for MADLTEAEKKPLADVEIAPIAKDITRGYLNPGLLPSQDEILNIKGGGDLKYYEEIKRDDQVYACMQSRISAVKSCEIEVVAGGESSEDLKAADWVRDELLPSIDFDRITEEMLWGTFYGFSFGELMLRADGSYWTLDPLKGGIRVRNRSRFGFNQDFEPRLITFENAFDGEELHWSRRWHFCTGADNSDEPHGLGLAHWLALPVAIKRGDLQHWLTYLERFAQPTPGVELPVGAGPEEKAKGMKLAQSIRAGAAFTKTQGYLIELVEASRSGTADYAALYDKCNEAISKIILSQTMTTDSGSSLSQAQVHQDVGDRVVKGDADLICGSFNTEVLAKRLCFWNFPNAKPPQVWRKTEEEEDVASIAATDKLLFDMGFRRSLESVREIYGEDFEEIPKPEPPAPNPTTLSDLPPNADNRAIPTAPQFAENDALKLLAGSKDLVEFAEKVDCLFPDLPTERFKGLMDKAAIAASRVGKLNGYS; via the coding sequence ATGGCGGATCTAACCGAAGCTGAAAAGAAGCCGCTTGCCGATGTCGAGATTGCGCCGATCGCGAAGGACATCACGCGCGGTTATTTGAATCCAGGATTGCTGCCAAGTCAGGATGAGATCCTGAATATCAAGGGCGGCGGCGATCTGAAGTACTACGAAGAGATCAAGCGCGACGATCAGGTCTACGCCTGCATGCAGTCGCGCATCTCGGCGGTAAAGTCCTGCGAGATCGAGGTGGTGGCTGGCGGCGAAAGTAGCGAGGATCTCAAGGCGGCGGATTGGGTGCGCGACGAACTGTTGCCGTCGATCGATTTCGATCGCATCACGGAAGAAATGCTGTGGGGCACTTTTTACGGATTCTCGTTTGGCGAGTTGATGTTGCGGGCAGATGGCAGCTACTGGACTCTCGATCCGCTCAAAGGTGGTATTCGGGTGCGCAACCGCAGTCGATTTGGCTTTAATCAAGATTTCGAGCCACGCCTGATTACTTTTGAGAACGCGTTCGACGGCGAAGAACTGCACTGGTCGCGCCGTTGGCACTTTTGTACGGGCGCGGACAACTCGGACGAACCGCACGGCCTGGGGCTAGCGCATTGGCTGGCTCTGCCAGTAGCGATTAAGCGTGGAGATTTGCAGCATTGGCTCACCTATCTAGAAAGATTCGCTCAACCCACACCGGGGGTGGAGCTGCCCGTGGGTGCGGGGCCGGAGGAGAAAGCGAAAGGCATGAAGTTGGCGCAGTCAATCCGAGCTGGCGCTGCTTTCACCAAGACTCAGGGCTACCTGATCGAGTTGGTCGAGGCGAGTCGTTCTGGTACCGCCGACTACGCCGCGCTCTACGACAAGTGCAACGAAGCGATTAGCAAGATTATCTTGTCGCAAACCATGACCACGGACTCTGGCTCCTCACTATCGCAGGCGCAGGTACACCAGGATGTGGGCGATCGGGTGGTGAAGGGCGATGCCGATCTGATCTGCGGCTCTTTCAACACCGAGGTGCTGGCAAAAAGGCTGTGCTTCTGGAATTTCCCTAACGCGAAACCGCCGCAGGTGTGGCGGAAAACGGAGGAAGAGGAAGACGTGGCCTCTATCGCTGCTACGGACAAACTCCTGTTCGACATGGGCTTTCGCCGCAGCTTGGAATCGGTGCGCGAGATTTATGGTGAGGATTTTGAGGAGATTCCTAAGCCCGAGCCGCCCGCTCCAAATCCGACAACGTTGTCGGATTTGCCGCCGAACGCAGACAATCGCGCAATTCCGACCGCGCCTCAGTTTGCGGAAAACGATGCGCTGAAGCTATTGGCGGGGTCTAAGGATTTAGTGGAATTTGCGGAGAAGGTGGATTGCCTGTTCCCAGATCTGCCAACGGAGCGGTTTAAGGGCTTGATGGACAAGGCCGCGAT
- a CDS encoding terminase large subunit domain-containing protein → MASSSPAITLYPYQQKWLQDESRFKIGMFARQTGKTFTSTLEIVMRCMEAEAIGRKERWVILSRGERQAKEAMDEGVKRHLKAFQMGFEALEYEYEGSFKALEVTMPGGSRITALPANPDTARGFSASVFLDEFAFHQDSRKIWQALFPVISAGHRLRVVSTPNGKGNKFYDLMTASDDAWSKHVVDIYEAVRQGLPRDVEGLRRALNDPDGWAQEFELQWLDEASAWLSYDLISACEHEGAGFSDLYQGGPCFVGNDIARRNDLWVAWVLEQVGDVLWTREIVALKRATFAEQDAVMDELFKHYKIVRWAMDQTGMGEKPTEDAQRRHGESRVEGVLFTATNKQNLATLGKQAFEDRKIRNPMGDPEIRNDLHKLRKVTTAMGSIRFEADSDSAGHADRAWACFLAIYAASGNPGPLDFEIAWERQTEPLLAGFF, encoded by the coding sequence ATGGCCTCTTCTAGCCCGGCGATTACCCTTTACCCTTACCAGCAAAAGTGGCTGCAAGATGAGAGTCGCTTTAAGATTGGCATGTTCGCTCGCCAAACCGGAAAGACTTTCACCAGTACGCTGGAAATCGTGATGCGGTGTATGGAAGCGGAAGCGATCGGCAGAAAGGAGCGCTGGGTAATCCTCAGTCGCGGCGAGCGCCAGGCGAAGGAAGCGATGGACGAGGGCGTGAAGCGCCACCTGAAGGCGTTTCAGATGGGATTCGAGGCGCTGGAATATGAATATGAGGGCAGTTTTAAGGCGCTGGAAGTAACGATGCCAGGCGGTAGCAGGATTACGGCATTGCCCGCTAATCCCGATACGGCACGCGGTTTTAGTGCCAGTGTGTTCCTGGATGAATTTGCTTTCCATCAGGACTCCAGGAAGATTTGGCAAGCCCTGTTCCCGGTGATTAGCGCCGGACATCGGCTGCGCGTCGTTTCCACACCCAACGGCAAGGGCAATAAGTTTTACGATCTGATGACCGCCAGCGACGATGCCTGGAGCAAGCATGTCGTCGATATTTACGAAGCGGTGCGCCAGGGCTTGCCGCGCGATGTGGAAGGCTTGCGCCGTGCCCTCAACGACCCTGACGGTTGGGCGCAGGAATTTGAACTTCAGTGGCTGGACGAAGCCAGTGCCTGGCTCAGTTACGACTTGATTAGCGCGTGCGAACACGAGGGCGCAGGTTTTAGCGATCTCTATCAGGGCGGTCCTTGCTTTGTGGGCAACGACATCGCCCGCCGCAACGACCTGTGGGTAGCGTGGGTGCTGGAGCAAGTGGGCGACGTGCTGTGGACGCGGGAGATTGTGGCACTGAAACGCGCTACGTTTGCCGAGCAGGATGCGGTGATGGACGAGCTATTCAAGCACTACAAAATCGTGCGGTGGGCGATGGATCAAACGGGCATGGGCGAGAAGCCAACCGAGGACGCGCAACGCCGCCACGGTGAAAGCCGCGTAGAAGGCGTACTCTTTACGGCGACGAACAAGCAGAATCTTGCCACGCTCGGCAAACAGGCTTTTGAGGATCGCAAGATTCGCAATCCTATGGGCGACCCCGAGATCCGCAATGACCTGCACAAGCTGCGGAAAGTGACGACCGCGATGGGCAGTATTCGCTTTGAAGCCGACTCCGATAGCGCGGGTCACGCCGATCGCGCATGGGCTTGTTTTTTGGCTATCTACGCTGCCAGCGGTAATCCGGGGCCACTGGACTTCGAGATTGCTTGGGAGCGACAAACCGAACCATTGCTAGCGGGGTTTTTCTAG
- a CDS encoding DUF3486 family protein yields the protein MDRSSVAMLPEEVKSELEKRLRESRFSNYTELTDWLQAQGFQISRSAVHRHGQKLQKHLDAISVATDQAVAIAEAAGDTPVMGRALSALVQNKLYDLLMDAESEADPVKLARAVADINRADISVLRYKAEVKAKIEAKFTQLESSAKSIDAATLKRVKEEIYGLF from the coding sequence GTGGATCGATCCAGCGTGGCGATGCTGCCGGAAGAAGTTAAGTCGGAGCTTGAGAAGCGACTGCGCGAAAGCCGCTTCTCTAACTACACCGAGCTAACCGACTGGCTGCAAGCGCAAGGCTTTCAGATCAGCCGCAGCGCGGTACACCGACACGGACAGAAGTTGCAGAAGCACCTGGACGCAATTTCGGTGGCGACTGACCAGGCGGTCGCGATCGCAGAGGCGGCAGGAGACACGCCTGTAATGGGCAGGGCTTTATCTGCCCTGGTGCAAAACAAACTTTACGACCTGCTGATGGATGCGGAATCTGAGGCCGATCCGGTGAAGCTGGCGCGAGCTGTAGCGGACATCAACCGCGCCGACATCTCGGTGCTGAGATATAAAGCTGAGGTGAAGGCGAAGATCGAAGCAAAATTTACCCAGCTTGAATCCAGTGCCAAAAGCATTGACGCGGCGACGCTGAAGCGGGTGAAGGAGGAAATCTATGGCCTCTTCTAG
- a CDS encoding regulatory protein GemA, which translates to MSSLPPKSVTNRLKALVHIAKADLGLSDEAYRTILASLTRKESTAGMGLSELNAVLNSFRAKGWMPKVKRSKLSRQIENSREQKKIWKLWYLLRDAGACDGTRKGLNAWLKKQTGVESIDWIVTYEAARPAIEGLKAWCKRVGAEVYE; encoded by the coding sequence ATGAGTAGTTTGCCCCCGAAAAGCGTAACAAACCGACTGAAGGCTCTGGTGCATATCGCCAAAGCCGATCTCGGCCTGAGCGACGAAGCGTATCGCACGATTCTGGCTTCGCTGACTCGCAAGGAATCCACGGCAGGCATGGGCCTTTCCGAGCTAAATGCAGTGCTGAACTCGTTTCGGGCGAAGGGCTGGATGCCGAAGGTGAAGCGGAGTAAATTGTCGCGCCAGATCGAAAACTCGCGCGAGCAGAAGAAGATCTGGAAACTCTGGTACCTGCTACGCGACGCTGGCGCGTGCGACGGGACGCGCAAGGGGTTGAACGCCTGGCTGAAAAAGCAAACGGGCGTTGAGTCGATCGACTGGATAGTCACCTACGAAGCGGCAAGACCCGCGATCGAGGGACTGAAGGCTTGGTGCAAACGAGTAGGAGCGGAAGTTTATGAGTGA
- a CDS encoding DUF3102 domain-containing protein: MEEILTLEAREVEVVESEVVDDSSDFLRDRAQEIRNTVKRIPYAIASVGAMLLEVKERVEHGEFLAWMKRELDWDERMAQRFMQVARRLNPTTLSGLQIQPSALYLLTAPSTPDEVLESAIEVAQDREVTLKLAKALLKPKKSEQKDDWNPDNWETPGWLAKEISLLLEPEEEKILEPTAGTGQIAAWLPEGSVCYEIDKARYEEGLLDKVNLWRNADILTCTDFCTYDVAIGNLPFSKALPILAHCLALIKHSGRCLFILPLDFFSSKQRAEAFGLMGAYVHKVYRLVGRVAYLRDGEEESRRQIYDAIFDIRLSAPGMQSAEEFIWKP; this comes from the coding sequence ATGGAGGAAATTTTGACCCTAGAAGCGCGAGAAGTGGAGGTAGTCGAGTCTGAAGTCGTTGACGACAGCAGCGATTTCCTGCGCGATCGCGCCCAAGAAATCCGCAATACGGTGAAGCGCATTCCCTACGCGATCGCCTCGGTGGGCGCGATGTTACTGGAGGTAAAGGAGCGGGTCGAACACGGCGAGTTTCTGGCCTGGATGAAACGCGAACTCGACTGGGACGAGCGCATGGCACAGCGATTTATGCAGGTGGCGAGAAGGCTAAATCCGACAACGTTGTCGGGTTTGCAAATCCAGCCATCTGCACTTTACCTGTTGACCGCGCCCAGTACTCCCGATGAAGTACTGGAGAGCGCGATTGAGGTAGCCCAAGATCGAGAGGTGACGCTGAAACTGGCAAAAGCGCTGCTGAAGCCCAAAAAATCAGAACAGAAAGATGACTGGAATCCCGACAATTGGGAGACTCCAGGCTGGCTGGCTAAAGAAATTTCGCTTCTACTAGAGCCGGAGGAGGAAAAGATACTGGAGCCAACCGCAGGTACGGGGCAGATTGCAGCCTGGCTACCTGAAGGATCTGTCTGCTACGAAATTGATAAAGCCCGCTATGAGGAGGGACTACTGGACAAAGTGAACTTGTGGCGTAACGCCGACATTTTGACCTGTACGGATTTTTGTACTTACGATGTGGCGATCGGCAATTTGCCTTTCTCGAAAGCCCTGCCAATTTTGGCACACTGCCTGGCTTTGATAAAGCATAGCGGGCGCTGCCTGTTTATTTTGCCGCTCGACTTCTTTTCCAGCAAGCAAAGAGCGGAAGCCTTTGGCCTCATGGGAGCCTACGTTCACAAGGTTTACCGTCTTGTCGGGCGCGTCGCCTACTTGCGCGACGGCGAGGAAGAATCGCGTCGCCAGATTTACGATGCGATTTTTGATATCAGGCTTAGCGCTCCGGGCATGCAGAGTGCTGAGGAGTTTATATGGAAGCCGTGA
- a CDS encoding DUF2811 domain-containing protein, which produces MPPVDLDSVRDLLFAHQGASNALKAAEICELISNRRCRYGTDDRNIREIVVQLRLEGYPIASHSSWGYYWAVTPEELAATRKLLRGRSFHGLKVDKAIAQRAMPDLVGQLRLPVGSSAPMPPAEVVPIILEIPKDLRDRLRRFVDSRPEWDTERAVTAAISLFLTQQGGCR; this is translated from the coding sequence ATGCCTCCTGTGGATCTAGATTCCGTTCGCGATTTGCTTTTTGCTCACCAGGGCGCGAGCAACGCGCTGAAAGCTGCTGAAATTTGCGAGTTAATCTCCAACCGCCGCTGTCGCTACGGCACGGACGATCGCAATATCCGCGAAATCGTGGTGCAGTTGCGCCTGGAGGGCTACCCGATTGCGTCACATTCGAGTTGGGGTTACTACTGGGCGGTAACGCCAGAGGAGCTGGCGGCGACGCGCAAGCTGTTGCGCGGGCGCTCGTTTCACGGGCTAAAGGTGGATAAGGCGATCGCGCAGCGAGCGATGCCAGATCTGGTCGGGCAGCTACGGCTACCAGTTGGCAGCTCCGCGCCCATGCCGCCTGCGGAAGTGGTGCCGATTATTTTGGAGATTCCTAAAGATCTGAGGGATCGGCTGCGCCGCTTCGTCGATTCCCGCCCCGAATGGGATACCGAGCGAGCGGTGACGGCGGCGATTTCGTTGTTTTTGACGCAACAAGGAGGTTGTCGATGA
- a CDS encoding AAA family ATPase, which translates to MRPILAKVKNLSNFQALYQALRDADPTIPRMGLVHGFTGAGKSTAVSWLLNQHRGIYVRANAVWTPSAMLSKILIELGGEPRHSVAKNLDAVVARMASTGKSLFVDEADYLFGNLKLVETLRDIHDLADLPVVLIGMQGCDRRLEQRQQLDRRVTQRICFQAIDLEDAQLLADAVCEVEVAEDLVAAFLAEAKGSIAQCKIALSRIEKYAKGKGIDRIELKQWGDRPFLAKGDK; encoded by the coding sequence ATGCGGCCAATTCTAGCAAAAGTCAAAAACCTTTCTAACTTTCAGGCGCTTTATCAGGCGCTGCGCGATGCCGATCCCACGATCCCGCGCATGGGGCTGGTGCACGGGTTCACGGGCGCGGGCAAAAGTACGGCGGTGTCGTGGCTGCTGAATCAGCATCGCGGCATCTATGTCCGCGCCAATGCGGTCTGGACTCCCTCGGCAATGCTATCGAAGATCCTGATCGAGCTAGGCGGCGAGCCGCGCCATTCGGTTGCTAAAAACCTGGATGCGGTGGTGGCGCGCATGGCTTCGACAGGCAAGAGTCTCTTCGTTGACGAAGCGGACTACCTATTCGGCAACCTGAAGCTGGTGGAGACTCTGCGGGATATCCACGACCTGGCGGATTTGCCCGTGGTGCTGATTGGGATGCAGGGGTGCGATCGTCGCCTGGAGCAACGCCAGCAACTAGACCGCCGCGTGACGCAGCGGATTTGCTTCCAGGCGATTGACCTGGAGGACGCGCAGTTGCTGGCGGATGCGGTGTGCGAGGTGGAAGTTGCCGAGGATCTGGTGGCGGCATTCCTGGCGGAAGCAAAGGGCAGCATTGCCCAGTGCAAGATCGCGCTATCGCGGATCGAAAAATACGCCAAGGGCAAGGGCATCGATCGGATCGAACTGAAGCAGTGGGGCGATCGTCCGTTTTTAGCAAAAGGAGATAAGTAA
- a CDS encoding Mu transposase C-terminal domain-containing protein, with product MKGYFSSLELAGLIGLPSTDRRVRERAIRESWRSRDRIGRGGGKEYQLPDRYWTPEFEEAARARFPDKFAGDDSLLEVSLQAPIATPPAVAPEFPKSDNVVGFEIEPPDPKASKKDRTAEARYEILKAYDRAEQTGFCKLEGLSRLRCEENFAVKYNNGEVELPQWIRTQEPKLSRSTLKNWQKRLETEGFEGLKPKNRGRAGKVIDTEEELRNFTLGMVAKYPHCRAVQIHEAMHARFADSALPSVSTVARWVRDWKRTNAQLFAAVSNPDKFKSKHMAAFGSYSEGIDRLNQLWQLDSTPADVMCADGRYHLVAVVDVFSRRAMLLVTKTSRSVAILALLRRAILAWGVPEAIKTDNGKDYTSRHITRVLDDLRIERDLCAPFSPWQKPYVERFFRTFSSGLLELLPGYTGHNVADRQELRAQKSFSERLYQKDGVVEVGMTSEQLQSFADRWCDKYHHEAKTAHGGKTPFEIYTGSQGAIRTVSDERLLDVLMAEGGTRTVQKRGVQIEGGWFIAVELEAYIGQPVQARLDPADLGRIYIYDGDGKFICVAENPERTGMDRAKTAVVAKRKQKERIQAGKKALKALAKKANVGDVVDEMLSAAERRNGKLTSLPKSSEEYAAEALHEAARTLEALAPVPEPHYDEGARARHVAFLQEPERKPSQDIVEGKPELRKVFRAWKKGLPCDEADRGMARLCLRWAEGRALARFHCDDDRQEEEYAAFIEWLGATEIIQQKAV from the coding sequence ATGAAGGGATATTTTTCTTCCTTGGAACTTGCGGGTTTGATCGGTCTGCCTTCCACGGATCGCAGGGTTCGGGAAAGGGCTATACGCGAATCCTGGCGATCGCGCGATCGCATTGGACGCGGCGGCGGCAAAGAGTACCAGTTGCCCGATCGCTACTGGACACCAGAATTTGAGGAAGCAGCCCGCGCGCGCTTCCCCGACAAGTTTGCAGGCGATGACTCCTTGTTGGAAGTTAGTTTGCAAGCTCCGATCGCTACGCCGCCTGCCGTAGCGCCGGAGTTTCCCAAATCCGACAACGTTGTCGGATTTGAAATCGAACCACCAGATCCCAAAGCCAGCAAAAAAGACCGTACCGCCGAAGCGCGGTACGAGATCCTGAAGGCTTACGATCGCGCCGAACAAACGGGCTTTTGCAAGCTAGAAGGCTTGAGCAGGCTTAGATGCGAGGAAAATTTCGCCGTCAAATACAATAACGGCGAAGTCGAACTACCGCAGTGGATACGGACGCAGGAGCCTAAACTGAGTCGCTCTACCCTGAAAAACTGGCAAAAGCGCCTCGAAACCGAAGGATTTGAGGGACTAAAGCCTAAGAATAGGGGACGGGCTGGCAAAGTAATAGACACCGAGGAAGAGCTGAGAAATTTCACGCTGGGCATGGTGGCGAAATACCCGCACTGCCGTGCCGTCCAGATCCATGAGGCGATGCACGCGCGGTTTGCTGATTCGGCGCTGCCCAGTGTATCGACCGTAGCGCGGTGGGTGCGCGACTGGAAGCGAACGAACGCCCAGCTATTCGCGGCGGTGAGTAACCCCGACAAGTTTAAGAGCAAGCATATGGCCGCGTTTGGCAGCTATTCCGAAGGGATCGATCGCCTGAATCAACTCTGGCAGCTCGACTCCACGCCTGCCGACGTGATGTGCGCAGACGGTCGCTACCACCTGGTGGCGGTAGTGGACGTGTTTAGTCGCCGCGCCATGCTGCTGGTGACGAAGACCTCGCGCTCCGTGGCGATCCTGGCGCTTTTGCGCCGCGCCATCCTGGCGTGGGGCGTACCGGAAGCGATAAAGACCGATAACGGTAAAGACTATACCAGCCGCCATATAACGCGGGTGCTGGATGACTTGCGGATCGAACGGGATCTGTGCGCGCCGTTCAGTCCCTGGCAAAAGCCCTATGTCGAGCGATTTTTTAGGACTTTTTCGAGCGGTTTGCTGGAGTTGCTACCTGGGTATACCGGGCACAACGTGGCAGATCGCCAGGAACTCCGCGCCCAAAAATCCTTTAGCGAGAGGCTTTACCAAAAGGACGGCGTGGTGGAAGTGGGTATGACCAGCGAGCAACTGCAAAGCTTTGCGGATCGCTGGTGCGATAAGTACCACCACGAAGCCAAAACCGCGCATGGCGGCAAGACCCCATTCGAGATCTACACCGGATCGCAAGGCGCGATTCGCACGGTCAGTGACGAGCGGCTGCTGGACGTGCTGATGGCGGAAGGCGGTACGCGCACCGTACAGAAGCGCGGCGTGCAGATCGAGGGCGGCTGGTTTATTGCGGTGGAGCTGGAGGCTTATATCGGGCAGCCAGTGCAGGCGCGTCTCGACCCCGCCGACCTGGGCCGCATCTATATATATGACGGCGACGGCAAATTTATCTGCGTCGCCGAGAACCCGGAACGCACGGGCATGGATCGCGCCAAGACTGCGGTTGTCGCCAAGCGGAAGCAGAAAGAGCGCATCCAGGCGGGCAAGAAAGCCCTCAAGGCCCTTGCCAAGAAAGCTAACGTTGGGGACGTGGTTGATGAGATGTTGTCCGCTGCCGAGCGGCGCAACGGCAAGCTGACCTCGCTACCCAAAAGCAGTGAAGAGTACGCAGCCGAGGCGCTGCACGAGGCGGCCAGGACTCTGGAGGCGCTGGCTCCGGTGCCGGAGCCGCACTACGACGAGGGAGCCAGGGCGCGACACGTTGCCTTTTTGCAAGAACCGGAACGCAAGCCATCGCAAGACATTGTCGAGGGCAAGCCGGAACTGCGAAAGGTATTTCGCGCCTGGAAAAAGGGCTTGCCGTGCGACGAGGCGGATCGGGGGATGGCGCGGCTGTGTCTGCGGTGGGCGGAGGGACGCGCTTTGGCTCGATTTCATTGCGACGACGACAGGCAAGAAGAGGAGTATGCCGCGTTTATTGAGTGGCTGGGTGCCACCGAAATTATTCAGCAAAAAGCAGTTTAA
- a CDS encoding DUF1778 domain-containing protein, with amino-acid sequence MTRSKLKTRTLPVRLSDAEFDLIDAAARALGENRSEFLRNAAKEKANKINEEAA; translated from the coding sequence ATGACTCGGAGCAAACTTAAGACGCGCACCCTGCCTGTCCGCTTGTCGGATGCCGAGTTTGACTTAATTGACGCGGCTGCGAGGGCTCTTGGCGAAAATCGATCAGAGTTCCTGAGAAACGCCGCAAAGGAAAAGGCGAACAAGATTAACGAAGAGGCCGCATGA
- a CDS encoding helix-turn-helix domain-containing protein, translating into MNAPVITTEGKRLLGKLLKESREGLGLSLDNLVLLIEKQTGRTLSKSTISGLERGNAKPEWDTLSILASARYIKKETGSPYATAELFEIACQSQEDRAANFRHAIGAA; encoded by the coding sequence ATGAACGCTCCAGTTATCACAACCGAAGGGAAGCGGCTCCTGGGCAAACTCCTCAAGGAGTCCAGGGAGGGGCTGGGACTATCCTTGGACAATCTTGTCTTACTGATCGAAAAACAAACGGGAAGAACCTTAAGCAAATCAACAATTAGCGGGCTAGAACGCGGCAACGCTAAGCCAGAGTGGGACACCCTATCTATACTCGCATCAGCCAGGTATATAAAAAAAGAAACGGGATCGCCCTATGCAACCGCCGAACTATTTGAGATAGCCTGCCAATCTCAAGAAGATCGGGCAGCAAACTTTCGCCACGCGATCGGAGCAGCCTAA